In one Diabrotica virgifera virgifera chromosome 7, PGI_DIABVI_V3a genomic region, the following are encoded:
- the LOC114328193 gene encoding uncharacterized protein LOC114328193 → MEDYKEDKMESWLVDVKRVHIPRPKFGSGSRCGYSYPTEPPKDYINEDARDDFKYKGSPANMNKATEDIRRALQKL, encoded by the coding sequence AAAGAAGACAAAATGGAATCCTGGTTAGTCGATGTTAAGAGAGTCCACATCCCCCGACCAAAATTCGGCAGCGGCTCCCGCTGTGGCTACAGTTACCCCACAGAACCTCCAAAAGACTACATCAACGAAGACGCCAGAGACGACTTCAAATACAAAGGTTCACCGGCGAATATGAACAAAGCCACCGAAGACATCAGAAGGGCGCTGCAGAAATTGTAA